Below is a genomic region from Spiroplasma endosymbiont of Dioctria linearis.
ACTTGCTCAACAGTTACGTGCTCAACAGTTACGAACAGAGCAATTGCGTTCACAACATGGAGATTTCATTCCACCTTTGATGAATACGCAATTAGTTCAACAAAATAATCAAACTCCACAAAATTTTGTGGGACAACAAAATTATCAAAATAATGAAAACTATTTAAAAAATGGTATTATAAATACGCAAAGAGATAAATATTAAAAGTGAGGGAAATAACATGTCTACAAAATTAGATTTAAATCAAAATGCCAAAATTAAGGTAATTGGAGTTGGTGGAGGTGGCTGTAACGCTGTTAACAGGATGGTTGACGATAATGTTCAAGGAGTTGAATTTATTGTTGCAAATACTGATGCACAAGTTTTAGCTGCAAGTTCTGCTACAACAAAAATTGTTTTAGGGCAAGAAGTCTCAAAAGGGCTGGGAGCTGGAGCAAATCCAGAAATAGGTAAACAAGCAGCAATAGAATCAGAAGAAGAAATTAGAAAATCATTAAAAGGATCAGATTTAATTTTTGTTGCAGCTGGAATGGGTGGAGGAACAGGAACAGGAGCTGCTCCAGAAATAGCTAGAATTGCTATGGAAACCGGAGCATTAGTAATTGCAATTGTTACTAAACCATTCAGATTTGAAGGAAGATTAAGAAATTCTTATGCTGTTCAAGGATTAAATGAATTAAGAAAATTTGTTGATTCAATTATTATAATTTCAAATGACAGATTGTTAGAAATTATTGGTGGAATTCCAGTAAAAGATTCATTTAGAGAAGCTGACAACATTTTAAAACAAGGAGTACAAACAATTACTGATTTAATTGCAGTGCCAGCAGTAATTAACCTAGATTTTGCTGATGTTAGAACTGTAATGAAAGGTAAAGGTAATGCTTTATTTGGAATTGGAATTGGTTCTGGAGAAGATAAAGCAATTGAAGCTGCAAATAAAGCTATAACTTCTTCATTATTAGAAACTTCAATTCGTGGTGCAAAAGATGCTATCATTAACGTTACTGGTGGAAAAACAGTTTCTTTAAATGATGCATATGATGCTGTTGATATTGTTCAACAAGCAAGTGGAGAAGATGTAAATATTATTTTTGGTATAGCAATTAATGAACATTTAGATGATGATCTAATAGTTACAGTTATTGCTACTGGATTTGATGACGATTATAAAGCTCCAAATATATCTCATAAGAAGCCTTCATTATCAAATGAACAATATTCTTCTA
It encodes:
- the ftsZ gene encoding cell division protein FtsZ, with protein sequence MSTKLDLNQNAKIKVIGVGGGGCNAVNRMVDDNVQGVEFIVANTDAQVLAASSATTKIVLGQEVSKGLGAGANPEIGKQAAIESEEEIRKSLKGSDLIFVAAGMGGGTGTGAAPEIARIAMETGALVIAIVTKPFRFEGRLRNSYAVQGLNELRKFVDSIIIISNDRLLEIIGGIPVKDSFREADNILKQGVQTITDLIAVPAVINLDFADVRTVMKGKGNALFGIGIGSGEDKAIEAANKAITSSLLETSIRGAKDAIINVTGGKTVSLNDAYDAVDIVQQASGEDVNIIFGIAINEHLDDDLIVTVIATGFDDDYKAPNISHKKPSLSNEQYSSMQQELYSNYEPEPQPVETAYDQRTSFMTNHDKRPDFVKQTEEERRIAQERAGQWNQNNNYEKHDERVAQKIEETGDEEDGDFPTFLRKKW